The Thermoflavifilum sp. genome contains a region encoding:
- a CDS encoding glycosyltransferase, with translation MASIGIIGTAYPFRGGLAAYNERLARAFQQAKIDQTLPSSDSDITAHEVVIYTFTVQYPAFLFPGKTQYVDAPPPEDLKIVRCIHSLNPINWIHVGLMLSRRRLDVVVVKYWLPFMSPCLGTILRLIRRNRHTRIICILDNVTPHEHHLLDGLLTRYFLKPVDAFIAMSEQVLHDLRRFTQKPARLVPHPVYDVYGAPVDKGTACKHLGLDPQKRYALFFGFIRAYKGLDLLLRAFASPAMGQLSDVHLLVAGEFYESPEPYLALIQELKLQERIILHTHFIPDDEVKYYFCAADVVIQPYRSATQSGITQIAYHFEKPMIVTRVGGLPEMVLDERTGFICEPDPAAIANAIVRFFTGDQTAFIRFLQIEKKRFSWEYLCEQILQLAHLSPFVVQR, from the coding sequence ATGGCGAGCATTGGCATCATAGGCACGGCTTATCCGTTCAGAGGCGGACTTGCTGCTTATAACGAGCGGCTGGCAAGAGCATTTCAACAAGCAAAAATCGACCAAACATTGCCATCGTCGGATAGCGATATAACTGCTCATGAAGTGGTGATCTATACTTTCACCGTGCAGTATCCAGCATTTTTATTTCCCGGAAAAACGCAATACGTCGATGCGCCTCCGCCGGAAGATTTGAAGATTGTACGCTGTATTCATTCGCTGAATCCAATCAACTGGATTCATGTGGGCCTGATGCTTTCCCGACGCCGCCTCGATGTGGTTGTGGTCAAATACTGGCTGCCGTTTATGTCGCCCTGCCTGGGTACTATCCTGAGGCTTATTCGCCGTAATCGTCATACACGCATCATTTGCATTCTGGATAACGTAACCCCACATGAGCATCATCTGCTGGACGGCTTACTCACGCGTTATTTCTTAAAACCCGTTGATGCTTTTATTGCCATGAGTGAGCAGGTACTCCATGATTTGCGGCGTTTTACACAGAAACCAGCACGACTGGTGCCTCATCCTGTTTATGATGTGTATGGCGCTCCAGTCGATAAAGGCACGGCCTGTAAGCATTTAGGATTGGATCCGCAGAAACGATATGCCTTGTTTTTTGGTTTTATCCGGGCATATAAAGGGCTGGATTTACTGCTGCGTGCTTTTGCCTCACCAGCAATGGGCCAACTATCTGATGTACACTTACTTGTGGCGGGTGAATTTTACGAATCTCCGGAACCTTATCTTGCCCTGATCCAGGAGCTGAAGCTGCAAGAACGCATCATCCTGCACACGCATTTCATCCCGGATGATGAAGTGAAATATTATTTTTGTGCGGCTGATGTGGTCATCCAGCCATACAGAAGCGCTACGCAAAGCGGTATTACGCAGATTGCTTATCATTTTGAAAAACCTATGATCGTAACACGTGTGGGTGGTTTACCCGAAATGGTGCTTGACGAACGCACCGGATTCATCTGTGAACCGGACCCCGCCGCTATCGCAAATGCAATCGTACGTTTTTTTACAGGAGATCAAACGGCATTTATCCGTTTCTTGCAAATTGAAAAAAAACGCTTCAGCTGGGAATATCTTTGTGAACAAATATTGCAGCTTGCACATCTTTCACCATTTGTAGTACAGCGATGA
- the lepA gene encoding translation elongation factor 4, with translation MPRLETIRNFCIIAHIDHGKSTLADRLLEYTHTLSAREMQEQVLDDMELEREKGITIKSHAIQMQYAYGEQTYTLNLIDTPGHVDFSYEVSRALAACEGALLLVDATQGIQAQTISNLYLALDHDLEIIPVINKIDMEGAMIEEVKEQIIDLIGCREQDILLASARTGEGVEEILKAIVEKIPPPEGDPDAPLQALIFDSMYNSFRGVVAYYRVFNGTLRKGDKVKFVNTGREYDADEVGILRLRLEPRDQISAGNVGYIITGIKSASEVRVGDTITLVSNPCKEAIKGFEEVKPMVFAGIFPVNTEDYEELRDCMEKLKLNDAALTFEPETSQALGFGFRCGFLGMLHMEIVQERLEREFHQSVITTVPNVSFIAYTTKGEKIIVNNPSEMPDPSRLDRVEEPFIRAQIITKPEYIGNIMTLCLGKRGTLINQHYLTPTRVELIFEMPLTEIVFDFYDKLKSQTRGYASFDYHPIGYRESDIVKMDILLNGDKVDALSALIHRSRAQELGRKLCEKLKELLPRQQFQIAIQAAIGSKIIARENISALRKDVTAKCYGGDITRKRKLLEKQKEGKKRMRQIGSVEVPQEAFLAVLKINE, from the coding sequence ATGCCGCGTTTGGAGACGATTCGTAATTTTTGCATCATTGCCCATATTGATCATGGCAAAAGCACGCTGGCCGATCGCCTGCTGGAATATACCCATACACTCTCAGCGCGCGAAATGCAGGAGCAGGTGCTGGACGACATGGAACTGGAGCGGGAAAAAGGCATTACCATCAAGAGCCACGCAATTCAAATGCAATATGCCTATGGGGAACAAACCTATACCCTGAATCTGATTGATACCCCGGGGCATGTAGATTTTTCTTATGAAGTATCGCGCGCACTTGCCGCATGTGAAGGGGCGCTATTGCTCGTAGATGCCACACAGGGTATTCAGGCGCAAACCATATCCAACCTGTATCTGGCACTGGATCATGATCTGGAAATCATCCCGGTCATTAATAAAATTGATATGGAAGGTGCGATGATTGAAGAAGTTAAAGAACAGATCATCGATCTGATTGGCTGCCGGGAGCAGGATATTTTGCTGGCATCGGCCCGCACGGGTGAGGGAGTGGAAGAGATTCTGAAAGCTATCGTGGAAAAAATACCGCCCCCTGAGGGGGATCCGGATGCGCCTTTACAGGCGTTGATTTTCGACAGTATGTATAATTCCTTTCGCGGAGTGGTAGCTTATTACCGGGTGTTCAACGGCACCCTGCGAAAAGGCGATAAAGTAAAATTTGTGAACACGGGCCGGGAATATGATGCCGATGAGGTGGGTATCCTTCGCCTGCGGCTGGAGCCACGCGATCAAATCAGTGCGGGAAATGTAGGTTACATTATCACAGGCATTAAATCGGCCAGTGAGGTACGTGTAGGTGATACCATCACGCTGGTGAGCAATCCCTGCAAAGAAGCCATCAAAGGCTTTGAAGAAGTAAAGCCCATGGTATTTGCCGGCATTTTTCCCGTGAACACAGAAGATTATGAAGAGCTACGCGATTGTATGGAAAAACTAAAGCTCAATGATGCAGCCCTGACCTTTGAGCCAGAAACCTCACAGGCACTGGGATTTGGATTTCGTTGTGGATTCCTGGGCATGCTGCACATGGAGATTGTGCAGGAACGTCTTGAACGCGAGTTTCACCAGAGTGTAATCACCACCGTACCCAACGTAAGCTTTATTGCCTACACCACAAAAGGCGAAAAAATCATCGTGAATAATCCGTCTGAAATGCCCGACCCCAGCCGGCTTGATAGGGTAGAGGAACCATTTATTCGCGCACAAATCATTACCAAACCCGAATATATTGGCAACATTATGACGCTTTGTCTGGGCAAACGCGGTACACTCATCAACCAGCATTATTTAACCCCCACACGCGTGGAACTCATTTTTGAAATGCCACTTACCGAAATTGTGTTTGATTTTTACGATAAACTCAAAAGCCAGACCCGCGGCTATGCTTCATTCGATTACCATCCGATCGGTTATCGGGAGAGTGATATCGTGAAAATGGATATTTTGTTAAATGGCGATAAGGTAGATGCCCTCAGCGCATTGATTCATCGCAGCCGTGCACAGGAGTTGGGCCGCAAACTTTGCGAGAAACTGAAAGAATTATTGCCCCGTCAACAGTTCCAGATTGCTATTCAGGCCGCCATCGGTTCTAAAATCATTGCCCGGGAAAACATCAGTGCCCTGCGCAAGGATGTCACCGCCAAATGTTACGGTGGTGATATTACACGAAAACGCAAACTGCTGGAAAAACAAAAAGAAGGGAAGAAACGTATGCGGCAGATCGGCAGCGTGGAAGTCCCTCAGGAAGCATTTTTGGCTGTGTTGAAAATAAATGAATAA
- a CDS encoding HAD family hydrolase, with translation MPGFDKSWTLFLDRDGVINVEKKDGYVLSQEEFYFESGVFEALRLLQTIFGHVLVVTNQRCVGKGLITTQQLDALHRWMCKEIENHGGRIDRIYYCPDVEEDSPCRKPQTGMALRARQDFPDIAFHRSVMVGNHFSDMQFGKQLGMYTVFIAPADESFSTPHPLVDVCYPSLLAWAHSLKQHLQKF, from the coding sequence ATGCCCGGGTTTGATAAAAGCTGGACGTTGTTTCTGGATCGTGATGGTGTGATCAATGTGGAGAAAAAAGATGGATATGTATTAAGTCAGGAGGAATTTTATTTTGAATCTGGCGTTTTTGAAGCACTTCGGCTTCTGCAGACGATTTTCGGACATGTGCTTGTTGTTACCAATCAGCGTTGTGTGGGTAAGGGTTTGATCACCACACAACAGCTGGATGCCCTGCATCGCTGGATGTGCAAGGAAATTGAAAATCATGGCGGGCGCATTGATCGCATTTATTATTGTCCTGATGTGGAAGAAGACAGTCCATGCCGGAAGCCGCAGACAGGTATGGCTTTGCGAGCCAGACAGGATTTCCCGGATATTGCATTTCATCGCTCTGTGATGGTAGGCAATCATTTTTCCGATATGCAATTCGGTAAGCAGCTGGGAATGTACACCGTGTTCATTGCTCCTGCTGATGAATCTTTTTCCACACCCCATCCTCTGGTAGATGTTTGTTATCCCAGTTTGCTGGCCTGGGCTCATAGCCTGAAACAACATTTACAAAAATTTTAA
- a CDS encoding TonB-dependent receptor — translation MIPTDQHLKLDQSTYLHIQLHPTTLLITPLEVVATRAGANAPFTKDNISAKALNQYNLGEDMPYLLSLQPSVTTTSDAGTGIGYTGIHIRGTDASRINVTINGIPVNDAEDQGVYWVDIPDLASSASSIQIQRGVGSSTNGAGAFGATINISTHEYHPDPYASWESSAGSFNTWKNTVKVGSGLLNHHFSVDARLSKISSDGYIDRAFADLKSFYLSGAYYADKTSVLFNIISGKERTYQAWNGVPEDSLAKHRTYNGLGLMPDGNYYPNQTDNYQQDYYQLFFNHAVNHQLNYSLALFLTNGKGYYEEYQMNQAYTDYGLPDPVIGQDTIRTTDLIRDLWLDNRFYGIIFSVNHTGRLNWTVGGGADQYDGKHFGNVQWAQYAIPKDYQYYFNVAHKKDANIFWKADRSITDCLNAYLDIQYRFVQYHINGFDDNPDLIQHNTYHFVNPKIGLNWQLNPHARLYVSYAIAHKEPNRNDYEANQAQTPHPEILYDWEAGYEGQQSKFQWHAGLYYMNYHNQLVLTGKINDVGEYTRTNVPSSYRAGIELAGGYALSHWLQIQANVTYSQNKIRNFTEYIDDYDQGNQKAIPHGTTDIAFSPDWIGAGILRVKPIKQLEIDWTAKYTGLQYLDNTSNRNRALSAYMVHNLIFNYQLHPAWIQDLQLKLMIENLFNKKYENNGYTYSYIENGTLHTENYYFPQAGFHILGGIQVNF, via the coding sequence ATGATACCTACCGATCAACATCTGAAACTTGACCAAAGTACGTATCTACACATCCAGCTCCATCCCACCACATTGCTTATTACGCCACTTGAAGTGGTGGCTACCCGTGCTGGAGCCAATGCACCATTTACCAAAGATAATATCAGCGCTAAGGCATTGAATCAATATAACTTAGGAGAAGATATGCCTTATCTGTTAAGCCTTCAGCCATCGGTTACCACCACTTCCGATGCCGGCACGGGCATAGGCTATACCGGCATCCACATTCGAGGCACCGATGCTTCACGTATCAATGTTACCATCAATGGGATTCCGGTTAATGATGCCGAGGATCAGGGCGTGTATTGGGTGGATATTCCCGACCTGGCTTCATCAGCTTCATCCATTCAAATCCAGCGCGGCGTGGGCTCTTCCACCAACGGTGCAGGGGCGTTTGGCGCAACTATCAACATCAGTACACACGAATATCACCCCGATCCATACGCATCATGGGAAAGCAGTGCTGGCTCGTTTAATACCTGGAAGAATACGGTGAAGGTGGGTAGTGGCTTGCTTAATCACCATTTCAGCGTGGATGCCCGATTGTCGAAGATTTCCTCAGATGGATACATCGATCGTGCATTCGCCGATTTGAAATCCTTTTATTTATCAGGTGCTTACTATGCCGATAAAACTTCCGTGTTATTTAACATCATATCAGGAAAAGAACGTACTTATCAGGCATGGAATGGCGTGCCCGAAGATTCCTTGGCCAAACACCGTACCTACAATGGCCTGGGACTGATGCCCGACGGAAATTATTATCCCAATCAAACCGATAATTACCAGCAGGATTATTATCAACTATTCTTTAATCATGCCGTCAATCATCAACTGAACTATTCGCTGGCATTGTTTTTAACCAATGGAAAGGGATATTATGAAGAATATCAGATGAATCAGGCTTATACGGATTATGGCTTACCTGATCCGGTGATAGGACAGGATACCATCCGTACCACCGATCTCATCCGCGATTTATGGCTCGATAATCGATTTTACGGAATTATTTTTTCTGTCAATCATACGGGTAGGCTTAACTGGACGGTTGGCGGAGGGGCCGATCAATACGACGGTAAGCATTTTGGGAATGTACAATGGGCACAATATGCCATTCCTAAAGATTATCAATATTATTTCAATGTAGCGCATAAAAAAGATGCCAATATATTCTGGAAAGCTGATCGGTCAATTACAGATTGCCTTAACGCTTATCTGGATATCCAGTATCGTTTTGTACAATATCATATCAATGGTTTTGACGACAATCCGGATTTGATTCAACACAACACCTATCACTTTGTGAATCCCAAGATAGGCTTGAACTGGCAATTAAATCCGCACGCCAGGCTGTATGTATCTTATGCCATTGCGCATAAAGAACCAAACAGAAATGATTATGAAGCCAATCAAGCGCAAACACCACATCCGGAAATACTGTATGACTGGGAGGCGGGTTATGAGGGTCAACAATCAAAATTCCAATGGCATGCAGGCCTGTATTACATGAACTATCATAATCAGCTGGTGCTAACGGGCAAAATCAACGACGTAGGCGAATACACCCGAACAAATGTACCTTCCAGCTACCGTGCAGGGATAGAGCTGGCCGGTGGGTATGCATTGAGCCACTGGCTGCAAATTCAGGCCAATGTGACCTATAGCCAGAACAAAATCAGGAACTTCACTGAGTATATTGATGATTATGACCAGGGCAATCAGAAAGCGATTCCTCACGGTACCACTGATATTGCATTTTCACCCGACTGGATTGGTGCAGGCATTTTGCGGGTTAAACCGATAAAACAGCTGGAAATCGACTGGACGGCTAAGTACACCGGTTTGCAGTATTTAGACAATACCAGCAATCGCAATCGCGCACTATCGGCCTATATGGTGCATAACCTGATTTTCAACTATCAGCTGCATCCTGCATGGATACAGGACTTGCAATTGAAACTGATGATAGAAAATCTGTTCAACAAGAAATACGAAAACAACGGTTATACCTATTCCTATATTGAAAATGGCACCCTGCATACCGAGAATTATTATTTTCCACAGGCAGGTTTTCACATATTAGGTGGCATTCAGGTGAATTTTTAA
- a CDS encoding carboxypeptidase-like regulatory domain-containing protein: MKKICSLLLLLLSTQAYAQISLSGAIIDTAQHPVSGATIRLLQAGRHQVLQGTVSNTDGQFQLQGLQPGDYTLMVSSVGYDTYRSTSET; this comes from the coding sequence ATGAAAAAGATCTGCAGCCTGTTGTTGCTGTTGCTATCCACACAGGCTTATGCGCAAATTTCATTAAGCGGAGCAATTATCGATACTGCTCAACATCCTGTTTCAGGTGCTACCATTCGCCTTTTGCAGGCCGGCCGCCATCAGGTATTGCAAGGAACGGTGAGCAACACCGATGGCCAATTTCAATTGCAAGGATTGCAACCGGGCGATTATACCCTGATGGTTTCTTCGGTAGGATATGATACCTACCGATCAACATCTGAAACTTGA
- a CDS encoding dehydrogenase, whose protein sequence is MMIHRSKAPLRIGLAGGGTDVSPYADLYHGAVLNATLSLFAYASIEPLRESRIELHAVDRGQYLLLPAEPEHPADGELLLLKGVYNRIVKDFTHQPLSFRLTTYVDAPPGSGLGTSSTLVVAVVGAFAEWLKLPLGEYDIARLAYEIERHDLGMAGGRQDQYAATFGGVNFMEFFADEKVIVNPLRIRQHYLDELENNLLLYYTATSRISSLIIEEQRKNVIQKNTSSIEAMHQLKEQAILMKEALLKGRIDEIGEILDFGFQHKRRMASGISNPQLDEIYETAKKAGATGGKISGAGGGGFMILYCPGNTRYRVMEALKVFGGSFHKYQFVQQGLTTWSM, encoded by the coding sequence ATGATGATTCACCGAAGCAAAGCACCATTGCGAATTGGACTGGCGGGCGGAGGCACCGATGTAAGTCCATATGCTGATTTATATCATGGTGCAGTATTAAACGCTACGCTTTCTCTTTTTGCGTATGCATCCATAGAGCCCTTGCGTGAATCGCGTATTGAATTACATGCCGTGGATCGTGGACAGTATCTGTTACTACCGGCAGAACCAGAGCATCCTGCTGATGGGGAGTTATTGTTGTTGAAAGGCGTTTACAATCGGATTGTGAAAGATTTCACGCATCAACCGCTATCTTTCAGGCTTACTACCTATGTGGATGCGCCTCCGGGATCGGGGCTCGGTACTTCTTCTACGCTGGTGGTGGCCGTGGTAGGTGCTTTTGCCGAATGGTTGAAATTGCCCCTTGGCGAATATGATATAGCTCGACTGGCGTATGAAATTGAACGTCACGATCTGGGAATGGCCGGAGGGCGGCAGGATCAATATGCGGCTACATTCGGAGGTGTGAATTTTATGGAGTTTTTTGCGGATGAAAAAGTGATTGTCAATCCGCTCCGTATCCGGCAACATTATCTGGATGAACTGGAAAACAATTTATTACTTTATTACACGGCTACCAGCCGAATTTCGTCGTTGATTATCGAAGAACAACGAAAAAATGTGATACAGAAAAATACATCATCCATTGAGGCTATGCATCAGTTGAAAGAACAGGCTATACTCATGAAAGAAGCGCTACTCAAGGGACGCATTGATGAAATCGGTGAGATTCTGGATTTCGGCTTTCAGCACAAACGTCGTATGGCCAGCGGTATTTCGAATCCGCAACTGGATGAAATTTATGAAACCGCCAAAAAGGCCGGTGCAACCGGTGGTAAAATATCAGGCGCCGGTGGTGGAGGTTTTATGATTTTGTATTGCCCGGGCAACACGCGTTACCGGGTGATGGAAGCGTTGAAAGTATTTGGAGGCAGTTTTCATAAATATCAATTTGTACAACAGGGGTTAACCACCTGGAGTATGTAA
- a CDS encoding sugar phosphate nucleotidyltransferase, with product MTREAIILAGGLGTRLRAVIADKPKVMAPIGKHPFLYYLLHYLADQGVSRVVLALGYQHQYVLQWLNQSASHAFPFEITPVVEPSPLGTGGAIRLSMHQTTAETIFVLNGDTYFPISLSEMEQLHQCMKKPITLAACYLQDTGRYGRLEIDETQHLVRAFQEKQERNAGWINAGIYCIDRAWWMAQSFPEVFSFEKEVLEHILNHTKPSPVAVFQARQFFIDMGIPEDYIRAQTTIPAYARV from the coding sequence ATGACGCGTGAAGCTATCATTCTTGCAGGTGGCCTGGGTACACGACTTCGGGCCGTAATAGCCGATAAGCCTAAAGTCATGGCTCCTATCGGTAAGCATCCTTTTTTGTATTATCTGCTGCATTATCTTGCTGATCAGGGCGTGAGCCGGGTGGTGCTCGCACTGGGTTATCAACACCAGTATGTGCTACAATGGCTGAACCAATCAGCGTCTCATGCATTCCCTTTTGAAATAACACCTGTTGTAGAACCATCTCCACTGGGCACTGGAGGGGCTATACGTTTATCGATGCACCAGACGACTGCAGAAACAATATTTGTGTTGAACGGGGATACGTATTTTCCAATTTCCTTATCAGAAATGGAACAACTGCATCAATGCATGAAAAAGCCCATCACGCTCGCAGCCTGCTATCTGCAGGACACCGGTCGTTATGGTAGGCTGGAGATCGATGAAACGCAGCATCTGGTTAGGGCTTTTCAGGAAAAACAGGAACGAAATGCCGGATGGATTAATGCCGGCATATATTGTATTGACCGTGCGTGGTGGATGGCGCAATCCTTTCCGGAAGTATTCTCTTTTGAAAAAGAAGTGCTGGAGCATATATTGAATCATACAAAGCCTTCACCCGTAGCGGTTTTTCAGGCTCGCCAATTTTTTATTGATATGGGTATACCGGAAGATTATATTCGTGCACAGACAACCATCCCTGCCTATGCCCGGGTTTGA
- a CDS encoding sigma-70 family RNA polymerase sigma factor: MYLNKIILFLQEAIASLSPQCREAFLLSREEQLSYREIAQRMQISVSTVEKHIAKALQVIRFKFAQWNRILLVGGILVATVVKYILFDTCWD, translated from the coding sequence TTGTATCTGAATAAAATAATTCTTTTTCTGCAAGAAGCCATAGCTTCTCTTTCTCCCCAATGCCGCGAGGCTTTTCTTTTAAGTAGAGAAGAACAATTATCTTATAGAGAAATTGCACAACGGATGCAGATTTCTGTTTCTACAGTAGAAAAGCATATTGCAAAAGCCTTGCAAGTGATTCGTTTTAAATTCGCACAATGGAACAGGATTTTGCTGGTTGGAGGCATTCTTGTGGCTACGGTTGTGAAATATATTCTTTTTGATACATGCTGGGATTAG
- a CDS encoding M1 family metallopeptidase has translation MKSRLSFSFILCLMLALYKWASAQDTLPLPRNVAIAYEKGTRNNNGQPGVHYWQNFASYHINVHFTPDTRLIWGKENILYINNSPDTLSYFWFKLYPNFYQRGAVRNTAVLPQDLTDGVQIGSYAIDGVPQDADRLNIRGTNMIMPAPRPLLPHDSVRIEIAFSYVLNKTSHQRTGEIEDGAYFIAYFFPRLAVYDDIDGWNTFPYNGLQEFYNDFCDFDVQIHVPDGYVVWATGNLLNADEVLQPQIVQRLHLAEQEDEIRFVIDSIDLQQKNVTQHHPVNTWHYQANDVTDFVFATSNRYVWQSTSLIVDSTTGRRTRVDAVYDLRHKDYEEVIDFARKTVKGISYYFPHWPYPYPHETVVDGLDQMEYPMMVNDNPLSNRASTIELTDHEIFHTLFPFFMGTNETKYAWMDEGWATLGEWILTPYIDSTIQDTYGIQAYDHFAGTEVDLPIMTPSTQEEGTDYYLNSYPKPALGYLYVRDMLGHALFEKALHHYMQTWHGKHPIPYDFFNAMNAGAGKNLNWFWKKWFFDPGFPDLAIDRVMHHGNQYRVVIRAVGNKPVPIDLKAYLQNGDSIQIHRDISCWEKGNREVLIPIKSSVRITRLVLGGLYDADVNKSNNTYTF, from the coding sequence ATGAAATCACGTTTATCCTTTTCGTTCATCCTGTGCTTGATGCTGGCCCTATACAAATGGGCATCGGCACAGGATACCCTACCCTTACCCCGGAATGTTGCCATTGCTTATGAAAAGGGAACGCGAAATAATAATGGTCAACCGGGCGTACATTACTGGCAAAACTTCGCCAGTTATCATATTAACGTGCATTTCACACCGGATACAAGACTTATCTGGGGAAAAGAAAACATTTTGTATATCAATAACAGTCCGGATACCTTATCTTATTTCTGGTTCAAACTGTATCCGAATTTTTACCAGCGCGGAGCGGTACGAAACACCGCAGTGCTTCCGCAGGACCTTACGGATGGCGTGCAAATAGGAAGCTATGCAATAGATGGCGTGCCACAGGATGCAGATCGACTCAACATCCGGGGAACGAATATGATTATGCCGGCTCCAAGGCCCTTGCTACCGCACGATTCTGTACGGATTGAAATAGCGTTCAGTTATGTGTTAAACAAAACATCGCATCAGCGGACAGGTGAAATTGAAGACGGTGCTTATTTTATCGCGTATTTCTTCCCCCGACTGGCTGTGTATGATGATATTGACGGATGGAATACCTTTCCTTACAATGGACTGCAGGAGTTTTACAATGATTTCTGCGATTTTGATGTACAGATTCATGTGCCGGATGGATACGTAGTCTGGGCAACGGGCAACCTCCTGAATGCTGATGAAGTGTTGCAACCGCAGATTGTGCAGCGCCTTCATTTAGCTGAGCAAGAAGATGAAATACGCTTTGTGATTGATAGCATTGACCTGCAACAGAAAAATGTAACCCAGCATCATCCCGTTAATACATGGCATTATCAGGCAAATGATGTTACCGATTTCGTATTTGCCACCAGCAATCGTTATGTCTGGCAATCGACCAGCCTGATTGTGGATTCAACAACAGGTCGAAGAACCCGTGTCGACGCCGTATATGACCTCCGGCATAAAGATTATGAAGAAGTGATTGATTTTGCCCGTAAAACCGTAAAGGGCATCAGCTACTATTTTCCACACTGGCCATATCCCTATCCGCATGAAACCGTAGTCGATGGACTGGACCAGATGGAATATCCCATGATGGTAAACGATAATCCACTAAGTAATCGCGCATCAACAATTGAATTAACCGATCATGAAATTTTTCATACCCTGTTTCCTTTTTTCATGGGCACAAACGAAACCAAATATGCCTGGATGGATGAAGGATGGGCAACACTGGGTGAATGGATCTTAACACCCTATATTGACAGTACCATACAGGATACTTACGGCATACAGGCCTACGATCATTTTGCCGGAACAGAAGTGGACTTACCCATAATGACGCCGAGTACACAGGAAGAAGGAACGGATTATTATTTAAATTCCTATCCCAAGCCCGCGCTCGGATATTTGTATGTACGCGATATGCTGGGCCATGCCCTATTTGAAAAAGCCCTGCATCATTACATGCAAACCTGGCACGGCAAGCATCCTATTCCGTATGATTTTTTTAATGCTATGAATGCGGGTGCAGGCAAAAACTTAAACTGGTTCTGGAAAAAATGGTTCTTTGATCCGGGATTTCCCGACCTGGCTATCGATCGGGTCATGCATCATGGCAATCAATATCGAGTGGTGATTCGTGCAGTAGGTAATAAACCCGTGCCGATTGACTTGAAAGCATATTTGCAAAATGGCGATAGTATACAGATACATAGAGACATATCATGCTGGGAAAAGGGTAATCGGGAGGTGCTTATCCCCATCAAAAGTTCGGTTCGCATTACCCGCCTGGTATTAGGTGGTCTGTATGATGCAGATGTAAATAAATCCAATAATACCTACACCTTTTAA
- a CDS encoding D-sedoheptulose 7-phosphate isomerase: MRKLSESIHKAFQESIRVKSEMLHHPELIAIIEEVVDLMVSTFREGHRVYFCGNGGSAADAQHLAAELSGRFYIDRKPLPAEAMHCNTSYLTAVANDYSYEEVYARLLQAMAQPGDLLLAFSTSGNSRNVIRAIETAQQIPVRVIGFTGKSGGAMKHMCDYLINVPSDDTPRIQEAHMLIGHTICQLTEQALFEYDA; encoded by the coding sequence ATGCGCAAGCTCAGCGAATCCATTCACAAAGCTTTTCAGGAATCCATTCGGGTGAAATCGGAGATGCTGCATCATCCCGAATTAATAGCCATCATCGAAGAAGTCGTTGATCTCATGGTAAGCACTTTTCGGGAGGGGCATCGGGTGTATTTCTGCGGTAACGGCGGAAGTGCTGCCGATGCGCAACATCTGGCGGCTGAATTATCGGGAAGATTTTATATTGACCGCAAGCCCTTACCTGCCGAGGCCATGCATTGCAACACTTCTTATTTGACGGCTGTTGCTAATGATTACAGTTACGAAGAAGTATATGCCCGCTTGTTGCAGGCTATGGCGCAACCGGGCGATTTACTGCTGGCGTTTTCTACTTCGGGTAACTCACGAAATGTGATCCGTGCCATTGAAACGGCTCAGCAGATACCTGTGCGTGTCATAGGTTTTACGGGCAAAAGTGGTGGCGCCATGAAACACATGTGCGATTATCTCATCAACGTACCTTCTGATGATACGCCACGTATTCAGGAAGCACACATGTTAATCGGGCACACCATCTGTCAGCTTACCGAACAAGCCCTATTTGAATATGACGCGTGA